The window ACCGCTAAGTAATCAGGCGCATCCACTGTGCTATCGCCAGCTAAAAAGGTATAAATACTGTGGCTGTTGATTTCATTTTCAGTATGGAAAATGGCACCTCGAGGGGTTGATGATTGGCTACCGATGATCAGCTCATCTTGGCCAATAAATGCAGGAAAATGCCGGATAAATTCATAAAAACGTTGTGCAGGTTTAATCGCCTGTGGTGCGCCAGACAGTTGGTTGCCAAGCGCTTCTAAAATATTCGCACGTTCAGTAATAATTGAGCTGTTGCGGGCACTTAAGCGTTCAGCCAGCATTTTTACGCGTGGGGTCAAAGCATATTTATTCATGTTAGCCTATCCTGATGTTCTTTCTAGTTTGTTGTTCATCACATAAAAGCGTTAACTGTTAAAAAGACTGTCTATACAGCATTTCCAGTTGCACCTTGCTCACATCCCGTGGATTGGTCGGAGTGCAACTATCGCGCAGTGCTTGCCCAACCATTTCCCCTAAACGGGCGTTAAAATCGAATTCATTGGTACCGGTTGCTTGAATGCCTTTTGGCATATTCATTTCATCTTTCAATACGTTGATTGCCATAATTAAGCTTTCAACGCCTTCTCGTATTGTTGAGGCGGGTAAATTTAAGTTTTTCGCGAGATGAGCGTAACGTTTTGCAGCTTCGTTATCGCATCGCCCTTCTAAATCCGCATTGAAGGCCACAACTTGTGCCATCAATAAGGCATTTGCACGACCATGTGGAATGTGGAATACGCCGCCTAATGCATGGGCTAAACTGTGAGTTATCCCTAGTGATGCGTTAGTAAAGGCCATTCCCGCAATGCATGAAGCGTTGTGCATTTTTTCGCGTGCCACTAAGTTGCTACCGTCGCGATAACAATCAATTAAGTGGCCGAACACTAACTGCACGGCTTTTTCTGCTAAGGCATCAGAAAAATCAGATGCAGTACGAGAAACATAAGCTTCTAGCGCGTGGCACAGCACGTCCATACCTGTGTCAGCCGTAATAGAAGCGGGTACTGACTTCACCAGTGCAGGGTCTAAAATGGCGACATCTGGCAACATAAATTCGTCAACTAAAACCAGTTTTTCAGACTGGGACTTGATCACTGAAAATGAAGTGACCTCCGAGCCCGTCCCACTGGTAGTTGGGATCGCGATAAACTGCGGTTTAACTCGATTGACGTCTTTTTTCGTGTGCCAGAGGGAGTAAATAACAGCTTTCGCAGCATCAATAACCGACCCACCACCGAGTGCAATCACCACATCTGGATATTGCTTATCCATGATTTTCATACCTTTAACGATGGCTGAAATGTCAGGATCTGGCTCAACATCGTCGTAAATCGAAAATGCGATGCCACTTTGGGTTAGCCTGCGAGTGACTTCATCAGCTAAGCCAAACTTCACCATCGCTCTGTCAGTGACGATAAAGGCATGGTGAGCACTCATTTGTGAGATAAAATCCAATGCGTTAGCACCGAATTGGACTTTAGGTTTAATCAAAAACTGGTTCATGCTGTTTTTACTCCTTGGTATAAACCTTCTCAACAATGGCAACCACTGACATGGCTTTGTAATTGTCTTTATTCAAAGCGAAGTAAGCTTCAGCTAACACAATGTCGTTAATACCTGCGCCAACACTGTCGACTGCCACATACGTTTTGTTTTTCAACGGTTCAAGGTCATCCCCTAGCTTGGTAACCATTAATAAGTTACTGCCACTAAGTTCTTGGCATTTCTGCGTTGCAACAACATGTCCGACTACCTTTGCGAGGATCATGGTTTATACCGCCTTATTCCAATGAGTTACTTATTTAGGCGTCCGAGAACAGCCTTGATGATTTGCTCAACATTTTCTTCAGTGATGTCGCCTTGAGAAACCACCGCTTCAGCAATCGCAGCTGTTGTTACCGCACTGCCGAATCGGTCATCGCCCGTTGGATTAACTACTGCTGTTGACACTGCCGCTGGATTACGGAAGCGGTTATCATCAAAAATGCTGACTTGCGGTTGATTTACCGTAGCCGGTGCCGTTGGCTGAGCCACTGCACAAGGCTGGGTGGGTTGCCTTAAATCATCAATGGAACGCACGCCATAACCCACTTTACGAATATTCAGTAAGTTCATTGGGCCAACGTTATCAGAGCTAGAACCGCCGCCAACCGCACCACAGCCCAGTGTTAACGCTGGCGTGATATTCGTCGTCGCACCAATTCCGCCCAATGCTGCTGGCGTATTGATCAAAATACGATTAACGGGTTTTTCTAAAGAGAACTGGCGAATGACATCTTCGTTTTGCGTGTGGATCACCAAGGTATGGCCGAGACCTTCGTTGGTCAGCAAATCAACCACGCGATGGCAAGCGGATTGCCAATCTTCCTCAATATACATCCCTAAAATTGGACATAATTTCTCGCGGGAGTATGGGTTTTTCGGTGATACGGTGTCTTGCAACGCAATCAACACACGTGTGTTAGCCGGAACAGTGAAACCTGCACGTTGGCTGAGTGTAATGGCATCTTTCCCCACCACTTCTGGGTTGATGGTGCCGTTCGCTCTAAGCAACATCGATGCCATGCGTTTCGCTTCGTCTTCATTCATGAAGTAAGCGCCTTGAGCGAGTAATTCACGATGAACTTCGTTGTAAATACAGCGTTCTACAATGATGGATTGCTCAGAAGCACAGATCACACCGTTATCAAACGTTTTACTGGTGATGATGTCACTTACCGCCTGTTTGATATTGGCGCTACGTTCAATAAATGCAGGGCCATTACCTGGACCGCCACTAATGGTTGGTGTACCGGATGCGTAAGCTGCACGTACCATGCCTTCACCACCCGTTGCCAAGATTAAAGAGACGTCTTTGCTGTGCATCAGTTCTTTCGTTGCTTCTAAAGTCAGCATTGTGACAGCATCGACAATTCCAGCTGGAGCACCCGCTTCTAATGCGGCTTTTTTGACAATTTCTAATGTGCGGAAACTGCAGGCTTTGGCATTTGGATGAGGGGAGAAGACAATGGCATTACCCGCCTTCAAGGCAATCAACGTTTTGTAGATGATGGTAGATGTTGGATTAGTAGAAGGAACTAACGCCGTGATCACACCAAGAGGAACACCCACATCCATGACTTTGTTGATTTTGTCATCATTAATGATGCCAACGGTTTTGAGATCTTTAATGTGTTCATAAACACGCATTGAAGCAAAAGTGTTTTTCAGGACTTTATCTTGCCACTTACCAAACCCAGTTTCTTCGTTAGCCATTTTTGCCAGCTCTTCTGCATGAAGTGCGGACTCAATTGCGATGTGTTTAACAATATTATCGATTTTTTCCTGCGAAAATGTCGCAAACTCTTTCTGCGCTTGTTTCGCGTTTCTAACTAGCTCTCTTGCCAGTTGTCTGGATTGCAGATCTTTGTCTAATGCAACCATGTCTTCCCCCGTATCGGAGCCAAAATTAATTCATTCGCTTGTCGAGTTATTGGCTTATTAGCCAATGACTTAGGCTTTGTGTTGTTGTGCAATTTTGCCAATATCGTTGTGTGGTCTTGCAATCACACGTGAAGTCACCACTGTTCCGATACGTTTTGCAGCCTCAACACCTGACTCAACCGCAGCATTAACGGCACCGACATCGCCTTTAACCATCGCTGTTACCAGCCCTGAACCGACATTCTCATAACCGATTAGCTCGACATTTGCGGCTTTACACATGGCATCAGCAGCTTCAATACAAGCCACTAAACCTTTGGTTTCAATCAGACCAAGTGCTTCTTTCATAAGTAATTTCCTGTTTTATTCCGTGACTTTATACTGGGCGACAATTTTCTGAATATCGCTATGAGGACGAGCGATAACCAGTGATGTCACAACGGTGCCAATACGAGAGGCAGATTCAACACCTGAATCCACTGCAGCTTTCACCGCACCCACATCGCCTTTGACCATGGCGGTAACTAAACCTGACCCAACATTTTCATAACCAATCAGCACAACATTTGCGGCTTTACACATCGAGTCTGCAGCTTCAATACAAGCCACTAACCCTTGAGTTTCAATAAGACCTAATGCGTCACCCATGTTTTTTCCTCCGGAAAAAGTTATGCTTTATGCTTAATAACGATTTTGTTGATATCGTTGTGTGGACGCGCAATGACCAGTGAGGTCACGACTTCACCAACACGCTGTGCTGATTCAACACCTGAATCGACGGCTGCTTTGACTGCACCGACATCGCCTTTAACCATTGCGGTAACGAGGCCTGAACCGACATTTTCGTAACCAATTAGCTCAACATTTGCCGCTTTGCACATGGCATCAGCTGCTTCGATACAAGCCACCAGACCTTTTGTTTCAATAAGACCTAATGCATCACCCATTGTTGTTTCCTCCGAGAAGCCTTCTTTATTTTTCTTTACCTTCGATATTCCAAGCTAATGTGTCCGAGTACATGTCCCTTGAAATATCTAAGTAATCATTTACGCCAATGGTGTCTGCGCGGTGATCTATTGAACGCAGCCTTTGGCTTCAAACCCACTATAGAACTGAAAAATAAAAACAAAATATAAATCCACAAAGCACAGATATTTAGTTTTTAAGGCTAATAATTAGAGCGAACACTCAGGTCATTTATATGTTTATGCTAAAAAAACCAAAAATTCACGTTTGAAATTTGAGGTGAAAATTGAAGGGGAAATGTATTTAGAGCTATTTATGAAGGATTGTTAATGAGGTATTACTAAGCTGCTATGCCTACGTTTTTTCTTCTCTTATAACTGTGCTCGTGATCGCTTTGCGGCATATTTTTACTTTCTGTTAATTCCTTAATTTATATACTCAGACCACCGCACTCTTTGAAAACCATTCGCCATAACTTCCCTATCAATGGCTATCGCGTACTTAAAAATATTCCCTTCTGCTAAATAATAAAAAATAACGGCGACAACAATTTTGCTACTTTCCATCTAAAAGTGATAAAACTCATAGGTGAAAAGAATGACACATAAATTTACTATTGCGATTGTAGGTTGTGGCCTTGGCGGTTCAGCACTCGCCCTCCTAATGCAGAATATAGGGTTTAATATTGCTGTCTTTGAACAAGCTTCTTCGTTTGAAAAAATCGGGGCAGGGATCCATATATCCCCGAACCTCATGTACATAATGGAAAAAATAGGTGTTTCAAAATCTATTGAAAAGCTTGGCTGGGAGCCTAACGGATTTATCAGTCGCGATGCCTATTCAAACAAAACGCTAAATTACTTGAAATTAGGACAGGAAATGCGCGACCTATATGGCATGCCTTACCTGACTATCCATCGAGGAGACTTACACCGTGCAATGACGGAAAAAATTAACTTAAACAATCTTCATATGGGAAAAAAGTTAATTGCGCTTAATGAGATAAAAAACAAAATTGAACTCGTTTTCAACGATAACAGTCGTTACGAGGCCGATATTGTCATTGGTGCCGACGGGATATTTTCAAAAGTAAGAAATGCAATAACTGGCACAGATATTCAATGCTCCAGCTATACTGGACAAGCTGTATTTAGGGGATTAGTCGAGCTTCAAGGGCTGGCACCTCAAATGAAACACAGTGTGAATAAATGGTTTGGTAAAGATAATAAATTTATCATTGGGTACTTTTTAGACAAAAATGAAACACAATTTTATTACGTAGCTGGTTTTTCCTTCCCCTACTGGCCTCGAGGTATTTCTGTTCAACCCGCTGCTTTACATGATGTTTTGAAAATATTTAATGAATTTCACGATGTACCAAAATCAATGCTGTCATTAACTAAAAGCGTGACACTTTGGCCATTACACGAAAGAACAGCTGATTCAACGTGGAATAAAGGTAGGATAGTACTTATCGGAGATGCATGTCATCCGATGCGACCTCATATGATGTCGGGTGCTTCGATGGCAATTGAAGATGCGGCTATATTAGTTAAATGTCTACAACAGTACGGCATTGATAATTATTCATGCGCTTTTAATCAATATCAGAGTTACCGTATAGAACGCGTAGCGCTTGTACAAAAGTTATCAAGTACAAATACATGGCTAAAAAAGAAGACGGATACAGACTGGTTATTTAAATATAACGCGATAAGCCCCGAGCTACGCCTTTAACGCTTTTCCTTTCACCAAGTGAAACCCAGACTATTTAAATATGATATTTGTTACCACCTACAAGAAAGCTAATCGAACTTACTATTGGGTTTGAGTGTGCAAATATAAAGTGGGGAATTAATTGAGCTGAGTAGTAAGGCTTTGTCATTAAGCTTTTGTGCATTAAGAAATAGCCCATCATGGCTATCTGACATTTCCCGCATAAAATAGTCAAATATCACATCTGGCGATTCATCAATAGAAGAAGCGCTCGCTTCCCACTGACTAATAATATAATGACGTTCTATTGGGGAAACTCGTTTTGTCGTGTAACTAAATT is drawn from Providencia huaxiensis and contains these coding sequences:
- a CDS encoding 1-propanol dehydrogenase PduQ; this translates as MNQFLIKPKVQFGANALDFISQMSAHHAFIVTDRAMVKFGLADEVTRRLTQSGIAFSIYDDVEPDPDISAIVKGMKIMDKQYPDVVIALGGGSVIDAAKAVIYSLWHTKKDVNRVKPQFIAIPTTSGTGSEVTSFSVIKSQSEKLVLVDEFMLPDVAILDPALVKSVPASITADTGMDVLCHALEAYVSRTASDFSDALAEKAVQLVFGHLIDCYRDGSNLVAREKMHNASCIAGMAFTNASLGITHSLAHALGGVFHIPHGRANALLMAQVVAFNADLEGRCDNEAAKRYAHLAKNLNLPASTIREGVESLIMAINVLKDEMNMPKGIQATGTNEFDFNARLGEMVGQALRDSCTPTNPRDVSKVQLEMLYRQSF
- a CDS encoding EutN/CcmL family microcompartment protein, with translation MILAKVVGHVVATQKCQELSGSNLLMVTKLGDDLEPLKNKTYVAVDSVGAGINDIVLAEAYFALNKDNYKAMSVVAIVEKVYTKE
- a CDS encoding acetaldehyde dehydrogenase (acetylating), with the translated sequence MVALDKDLQSRQLARELVRNAKQAQKEFATFSQEKIDNIVKHIAIESALHAEELAKMANEETGFGKWQDKVLKNTFASMRVYEHIKDLKTVGIINDDKINKVMDVGVPLGVITALVPSTNPTSTIIYKTLIALKAGNAIVFSPHPNAKACSFRTLEIVKKAALEAGAPAGIVDAVTMLTLEATKELMHSKDVSLILATGGEGMVRAAYASGTPTISGGPGNGPAFIERSANIKQAVSDIITSKTFDNGVICASEQSIIVERCIYNEVHRELLAQGAYFMNEDEAKRMASMLLRANGTINPEVVGKDAITLSQRAGFTVPANTRVLIALQDTVSPKNPYSREKLCPILGMYIEEDWQSACHRVVDLLTNEGLGHTLVIHTQNEDVIRQFSLEKPVNRILINTPAALGGIGATTNITPALTLGCGAVGGGSSSDNVGPMNLLNIRKVGYGVRSIDDLRQPTQPCAVAQPTAPATVNQPQVSIFDDNRFRNPAAVSTAVVNPTGDDRFGSAVTTAAIAEAVVSQGDITEENVEQIIKAVLGRLNK
- a CDS encoding BMC domain-containing protein, with the protein product MKEALGLIETKGLVACIEAADAMCKAANVELIGYENVGSGLVTAMVKGDVGAVNAAVESGVEAAKRIGTVVTSRVIARPHNDIGKIAQQHKA
- a CDS encoding BMC domain-containing protein, which codes for MGDALGLIETQGLVACIEAADSMCKAANVVLIGYENVGSGLVTAMVKGDVGAVKAAVDSGVESASRIGTVVTSLVIARPHSDIQKIVAQYKVTE
- a CDS encoding BMC domain-containing protein — its product is MGDALGLIETKGLVACIEAADAMCKAANVELIGYENVGSGLVTAMVKGDVGAVKAAVDSGVESAQRVGEVVTSLVIARPHNDINKIVIKHKA
- a CDS encoding FAD-dependent monooxygenase, encoding MTHKFTIAIVGCGLGGSALALLMQNIGFNIAVFEQASSFEKIGAGIHISPNLMYIMEKIGVSKSIEKLGWEPNGFISRDAYSNKTLNYLKLGQEMRDLYGMPYLTIHRGDLHRAMTEKINLNNLHMGKKLIALNEIKNKIELVFNDNSRYEADIVIGADGIFSKVRNAITGTDIQCSSYTGQAVFRGLVELQGLAPQMKHSVNKWFGKDNKFIIGYFLDKNETQFYYVAGFSFPYWPRGISVQPAALHDVLKIFNEFHDVPKSMLSLTKSVTLWPLHERTADSTWNKGRIVLIGDACHPMRPHMMSGASMAIEDAAILVKCLQQYGIDNYSCAFNQYQSYRIERVALVQKLSSTNTWLKKKTDTDWLFKYNAISPELRL